In Euphorbia lathyris chromosome 2, ddEupLath1.1, whole genome shotgun sequence, the sequence taaaaatacttaTCCGGGGAATTATTAGTCTTTTTCCTTTACCGTGTTTGAATTCCATGAATATTGTTCAGGTTTTTGAATTTCGAAGAAATTTGAGAAAATTTCAGTTTTTGAGtttcaaaaatgaaaagggcaaaagtGTTTAAAAGGGGCGGTGATAAGTATTTTGGGGGCGGTATATAACAATCCACTATACTCATTCTAAGTCAATGATTACTTATATAATCTACTTAACAAAAAAGATTACTTATATAACATGTAACTACATGTCAAGGATTCAGATAAAGGGTATTGTAAGTCAAGGATTACTTATATAACCTACTTAACAAAAAAGATCACTTATATAACATGTGACTACATGTCAAGGATTCAGACAAAGGGTATTGTAAGTCAAGGATTACTTATATAACCTACTTAACAAAAAAGATTACTTATATAACATGTGACTACATGTCAAGGATTCAGACAAAGGGTGATGCAAATAGACTCGCATATCAAGTCTAATGAACGAATATCCACGTATCGCTAATCGTATGTCAGATATACGGATAGTAACCAACATACGATCATCCAACCGTCCCATGAATGAGCATCTACGATTTGGATGATTAACCGCAAATTAAGCCTACGAGGCATAAATCTAGATGAGTTCACTATGAACACAATCAAGGAAATGTGGTACACGTTGAGGCCTCCTATTAAAAGAAACCATCCTCCAATAGGAAGATGATACCTTAAATAATAGAGACCGCAACAGCTTATAAATAAATGGTTAGTATGCTTTAAACTCAACTTCTATtgctttttgttattttttagaGTGATACTAACTTAAATATCAGATACTTACGTTGGGTAAACGACACCTCTCTTGTTTTGCCAAAAAAGCTCTTGGAGGACAAGCCCTTTAGGATTTGTAGACggaaaaaattaacaaattatcAATATAAAtccatatttattttattttatttagttattcttaTTGAAATAATTTTGTTTGGGATAACAAGCAAGTCAAAACATGTGAATATAagttaaaaatctaaataaaatctaaaaaaaaaaagacagaaACTAAAAGCTTAACATACTAAAAAcataattcatttgtatttagATAAACAtcttataatttgtttttgacaaagataaaaggagaggattaatagattatttacccaaacaaaaacctaacaaCCATACACCAAGTACCATATCCTCTCTAATTCCTTCTCTTTTTGTCATTCGATCCAATTAATCTGATTAATCCGTTCGGTACAAGGTTGTTTAGACAACTTTAGTGACACTTCTCCCAATTGAAGTCTAGTGCATACACTATAACTCAAACTCGAAAAGAAGCAACTTTATGCCCTTACCACtcaaaaagaagaaaacttTTTGATAAAAAAGAAGCAACTCGAAAATAAAGCAGCAATAAACATCTTTCAAAATGTCAAAAACATATATTTAGAGATCTGCAGTCTAAacgtataaaaaaaaaaaaactagaacaaaatctaaaatcatTGAGACTTAGTTCATAAAAAGCTTCACTTCTCTAAATTATACGAGCTCCATCATCATCATCCTTCTTATATTGCTGTAAAAGCCTTCTTCACACCACCAGAAGACCCAGCTGGAACAACCCTAAGCACATTGAACCTCACTGTCTTTGATAGTGGCCTATAAAATACACAACAATTCGTGTCAGCGGTTCTATTCATGCGTCTCAAATTTCAGGTTAGTGTCAAATAGGAACACATGAATATGACATGAAAACTTATACGTTTCCAAAAATCAAACACTAACACGACCTGTCAGAAACACGAGAAATACAACACGACACGAGTTATACGTGCAGATAACTAAGCACGTTAACCTAACACAAACCAACCTGTTACACGAATTAACCTATCAAGATGAACCAGCCGATTATAATGCCCCTCTCTACGAATACAACTTCAAAAGTTAACAATATAAACCCATTACCACTAGTTAAATTGCCATTTTCGGTACGCTAAATCTAAATGGTAATTCCGTGTTAATTTCAAGTAGTGTTGTCGGATCATGTGTGATTTTGCAACCCCCTAACAATAATAACAGCAACTTCAATGGTACTCATTTACTGTTGCACACAAACCTGCATTGGCCAATGATGACATGATCTCCTTCTTTCACACGGAAGCATGGGGATACGTGTGCTGGGATATTTGCGTGACGCTTTTCGTACCTGAATAAGTTTCCATCAAGAAAGTTAATACTTAGTAAAAAGAGTTCAAAACATTCTATACAGGCACATGTAAACACAGCAACCGAGGCAAAGAAGAAAAGACATAATCGAAATCAACTAGCAGTATCCGAGGAAATCAACATGTTGAAAAATTCTCACCTCTGATATTTCTTGATAAAGTGAAGGTAATTCCTCCGTACTATAATGGTCCTTGTCATTTTTGCACTGTGGCAAGTACCAGCCAAGATACGGCCCCTAATGGAAACAGTGCCAGTGAATGGGCATTTCTTATCAATAAATGTTCCTGTAAACAAAGATACAACAACTTCAACCATCAAAATGCAGATCAAACGGGATAGAATCAACAATTTGGAGAGGCAATACTATTAATTATACTATAACATCCACAAAATAAAGACGCACCAGAAGTGGACTGTAAACATAGATAATGAACATACAAAAGATATACCAAATTCCGCAGAATGATTCGTGCAACATATAAACGTAAGCACACAAAGCAAGAGAAATCGAGCTAAGGAAGTTGaacaaaagggtaaattccTTCAAATAAGGCCAAGCTCGACCTTTTAAAAGGATGCAAGGCAAAATCCAAGGCTTTTTGTCTTCAGTAAATAAAACTAACAATGCATAAAAACATACTTTTGTTGTTTTAGACATTTTCATTAACCTATGCAGTATTCTTTAATCTAATTTGACCTTCAAAAACAAAAGCTAGTCATACAGACTGCAATTATATAATTTTGGCACAATTATATATGGGGccacatagttattaaaggcgtaAGCTGCACTACAGCACAAGAGGGTCCTGGAGCCCTGGAGCACGGCACAAGGCGCCAGCGTGCACCTAAGCCACACAAGACGCATTAAAGAATAAAATCATATAGAACCaccataaatattatatttcaaatataagaaattgtaattaaaatcaaaatgcaCAAAAAGAAAATCATGTTAATATTGTTTTGGTTTATTTGAGTACACTAGATGTGTCTAATCCAAATATGGAGATTGAACGCGTGGAATTCTGGATCAATAATataaaaccctaaaaaaataaCCTGCAACACAAAAGGTGCGCCATGGTGCACCTCTTATAAACATGTCCAGGCGCAGCTTGGTATCATAGTCCGCCTTAGGGGATGGTAAGGCGCACAACCTTGAGACGAATTTTACACGGGTATCAAGACAAATTTTACACACAAATAGCCCGTAAAGAAGAATTTTATTGCACTAACACAATTTTACTGCACAAGTATAATcgacattacaagaactgcaaGGCCGACTTAATTATCGATGAGATTTAGTTCAACTATATGATCTAATTAGTTATCCGAACAATTGAACTCAACATTATTACAGCACAGTCCATTAAGATCCAAACCATGCTCAAATATCCTAAGATAGAAAACCAatacaaaataacaaatttgCATACgacaagttaaaaaaaaaaaaaaataaggagcATGAGGTAAACCAGCAAACCTTCAATAGCCTCTCTTGGTGTCTTGAAGCCTAATCCAATGGCCTTCCAGAAACGGTTTCCACCCTTACCAGGTCTCTTCCCCTTTCCAGATTTCTTTGAGCTATAAGATTTAAGAACAAATTAGAACACAGTAGTCCACAGATTTATATCTATACATGACAAAATAAAAGGAGAACGAACCTCAAGAAAACCTTCGGTTGCTTCAAAAATGCTTTCTCCGTCTACATCAGAAAACcatattaaacaaaaataaagtaagcaAAGGACGATTAACGGTTCCACATTAACGAGATACTATAGAGTATGAAAACAGCAGTGAAGAGAAAAGCAGCCCTACTTGTTCCGCCATGGTTGATGCTTCTGCAGAGGGAGAAAGAAAATGGGGGAGGCAGCTGCAAAGGATATAGCAAATAGGTAGAGGGGAAGGGACGGTGAATTAGGGCAAGAGAGTTTAAAATGCATTTGGGCCTGAATATATGGGCTTCCGTTCTTAAGCCTATTGTGAGTAGCCGAAGGTTTTTGGGCTTTTTACATGAATCATCGTAGGGTCAAATAcattaatatcataattaaatacaaattgtGGAGTCTAATAAtatggaggctattagtatgatctctaataatcatgtTTTTTGTCTTActagccagaaccttatcaaagcaataagaagtcttggctcctcctttgagtccttagacttcagccacatctacagagaacaaaatcgaattgcggatcgcttggcggcggctgggcacgaggggatgttaggtgtttccaccctttctgatcctcccatctatctttcttctctccttttagaggacagagtTGGGGTTAGTTTTcataggctgatcccaggttagcttttgtctcggtgttggtttgttttctttcatgtttctaccaaaaaaaaaatacaaaattacaactaaatcaaagGTGTTCGCtctggttactttgtttttttacaaagtaccgttacttggtgtggttttcaccattggatgatagagcataaaattaatccaatggtgaaaaccacaccaagtaacggtactttgtaaaaaacaaagtaaccatagcggccaccctaaatcatatcaccaaacttaattcttgatatgttattattctttatatattatgattttataccataatttaaaaattctagacttcaaatcataaatcataaactctagaaaatatattatagatttttaatttataaattctaatttttaaaatatatcaaaaatagtgattttactagtttggcataatataaaattatgacttgatatagttgtaaatagattgtaaaagatgaatttctgtgtaattttcccaatcaTAAGTggctacaaaattacaactaaattatATTGTCAAACTTAATTTTCAATAtgtcctttttttttatatataacaaatataatatacttttacacctaatttaaaagttttaaaTCTCAATTCATAAATCTCAAACTCTAGACAATATATACTAGacccttaatttataaactttggTTTTTAaagataatgattttattagtttgatataattcaaaattataacttgatataattgtagatacattttcaaaagtgaatttctgtgtaaatttcccaagttttttttttcatgatcAAACCGATAATTAGATATCTTTATGGGCTGGACctagacctgtccatgggcATGGTTCGGGTTGGACCTACCGGAATTTCATATAAAAATGTTCGGTCCAAACCCAGTTCAGTCTACTATTAATTTAGGCGGATTCCGACCAAGCTAGGATcgggtttaaaaatcaaattttaagtGGAATCCATATAAACCcacctaaaaataatataatttttaattataaaaaatagaatttatatttaaaattaaacaattaatatataaattaataattaatattaatggaCGGGTCCGATATGCCGGCCTGTGCTATTTTTATCAATCACAAGCCCGCTCAAAAAATAGACAGACTTTAACGAGTCTGGGCCAGACTGGATCTATGATCAATTTTCATTGTACAAGCCCGGCCCAATTGACACGGGCATGGACAGATCGGGTGGGTATTTGAacccgtggacaggtctagtTGGACCGAACTAAATTGAGAGGAAATTATGATTAACATTAAAATTTggttaaataatttatcaatctTCATCTTTTGATCGATCTACTATTTTGAAAGACGTATTATAAAGTCTCTAtcttttgttaatattaactctttggtcattttgtttatttttttagctttttaaccgaacatatatTGGCTTTCAAGACAGTCATAGTACGATACAAAATGACTCTagtactctgttattttctgtctatttatttatgccaaatataacggttaaaaatctttAAAAAATAGATAGAGTAATTAAAAGGTTAATAGTGATAAATTATAGCGTATAATATGTTTTTCTAAGAGGATTAAACAGTCTGTTAAATAAAAAGaatgaactaataaattatttaacttTAAAATTTCACTATCTTATTCAAATCTAGCGCCACATGTATTGAGTCATGAAACTAAACTTATAGTTAATTTAGTGAATTGCTATACCTAGCCACAATTTCCTACCTCTAGACTCGGGAAttgaccgaactaccctttgcacaaaaattgaaaagacaaaacctctcaagaaccccATACAATcttcgatcaaatccggactaatttttgaaccaaatcatggatggtgacaaAGGCCataaagggaaagcgaaaattGTAAGATTTACGattttatttcgttgatttacGCTTAAATATGAGATCTGTGGGTTGTTTTTCAAAATCGCAGAAATCGCAGTCGGgcatatgaacatcacgcccgaccagtggtgcgggcgtgataaccacatgcccgcaccataggtcgggcgtgatgttcaaacgcccgcaccataggtcggacgtgatgttcatacgcccgaccagtggttcgggcgtgatgttcatacgcccgagggtgttttttaaaaaaaaaatatatttacattatttacatttaaattaatttagtgtaatttataatttatatgttacaattttagattaacttagtgtaattttttgtagacggaacggcctactaggggtgggaaatccatcccgtcgtctgctcgtcgtctagatatggacgacgaggatgatacaccgcggcatacgagattgcgtggtattgatatatctactcgtaggcggagaggggctgcgacgaaGCAGGTGAGGAGGGGGCTGATTGTGGATCAGCCCGATATTCATGGAGCGGAGGGGGCGATGGATTTTGGTGACAGAGACCCTAATAGCGATTCTATGgaggactacctggatgtggtAGTCCAGGTACTGCGACAGTCTGCAACTGCACGTGATCGCGAGGGTGAGGATATCGATGAGCAGCTGACCCAGCGCATAGGAGGTCGCTTTGTGAGTACtggtattttttagtataattttataactttagtatagtttagtataattttagtataattttataactttagtatagtttagtataattttataactttagtatagtttagtataattttataattttagtataattttataactttagtataattttagtataactttagtatgattttataactttagtatagttttagtataattttataattttagtataattttataactttagtataatttagtataattttataactttagtataattttataactttagtatagtttagtataattttataactttagtataattttataacattagtattttttttattaaaaaaaatattagtattttttagtataattttataactttagtataattttataactttagtatagttttagtataattttatagttttagtataattttataactctagtataattttagtataatttaatggttttagtataattttagtataactttagtatagttttagtataactttagtataattttataactttcaggGACCAGCAAACGTTCCAAAGTTAAtgaggacgagagctggctAGTTAGTGGACCGGTGGATG encodes:
- the LOC136216486 gene encoding small ribosomal subunit protein uS17-like; translated protein: MAEQTEKAFLKQPKVFLSSKKSGKGKRPGKGGNRFWKAIGLGFKTPREAIEGTFIDKKCPFTGTVSIRGRILAGTCHSAKMTRTIIVRRNYLHFIKKYQRYEKRHANIPAHVSPCFRVKEGDHVIIGQCRPLSKTVRFNVLRVVPAGSSGGVKKAFTAI